From one Peredibacter starrii genomic stretch:
- a CDS encoding leucyl aminopeptidase codes for MLFKLDTVGDQFLGAELKILTAFQKTATTAAKPTKGAKAAKAESSVSIDHWSDKGLKEEFANLKSAAKFKGAKDETLSFTGATGETVWVVGLGDKTKYEAEDLRKSVAKIYKAAKAGKFSTVAFDVPGFNTVKDEALTTSLIAEAIYLSDYSFDKYKSKKPEATEVTVVFAHVEKKNSAKIEKALASTQNICESINVIKDYVNEAPNVLHSEEYARRVEADVKKNLKGVKIKVLNKAQIQKEKMGMFLSVNAGSAYEPRLVHLTYEPPKSNSKTKHIALVGKGITFDTGGYCVKPGASMAGMKNDMGGSATVYGAFRAAVLEKAPVKITCILAMTDNAINELATTPDAIVTARNGKTCEILNTDAEGRLILGDALDYACDQGPDYIIDAATLTGAALVALGNQVCAILGNDQKWINEILGSAKAQDEYMWQLPIINEWRQDIKSKIADIKNIGTPMRAGTAIGAAFLEEFIKNDIKWAHLDVAGVVDSQSHLPYCSGHGASGLIVRTLTHLLVNAK; via the coding sequence ATGCTATTTAAACTCGACACTGTTGGGGATCAGTTCCTCGGCGCTGAATTAAAGATCCTCACTGCATTCCAAAAAACTGCTACGACAGCAGCAAAACCAACTAAAGGTGCTAAAGCAGCTAAGGCTGAATCATCAGTTTCTATCGACCACTGGTCAGATAAAGGTCTTAAAGAAGAATTCGCAAACTTAAAATCTGCTGCGAAATTCAAAGGTGCCAAAGACGAAACTCTTTCATTCACTGGTGCTACTGGCGAAACAGTTTGGGTTGTTGGTCTTGGCGATAAAACAAAATATGAAGCAGAAGATCTTCGTAAGTCAGTTGCTAAAATTTACAAGGCCGCTAAAGCTGGAAAATTTTCAACTGTTGCTTTCGACGTTCCTGGTTTCAACACTGTTAAAGATGAAGCTCTTACAACTTCTCTAATTGCTGAAGCGATTTATCTTTCTGACTACTCTTTCGATAAATATAAGTCGAAAAAGCCAGAAGCGACTGAAGTAACTGTGGTGTTTGCTCACGTTGAGAAAAAGAACTCAGCAAAAATCGAGAAAGCACTTGCTTCAACTCAAAACATCTGTGAATCAATCAACGTTATTAAAGACTACGTTAACGAAGCACCAAACGTTCTTCATTCTGAAGAGTATGCTCGTCGTGTAGAAGCTGACGTTAAGAAGAACCTTAAAGGTGTAAAAATCAAAGTTCTTAACAAGGCACAAATCCAAAAAGAAAAAATGGGCATGTTCCTTTCTGTGAACGCTGGTTCAGCTTACGAGCCTCGCCTTGTTCACCTTACTTATGAGCCACCTAAGTCAAATTCTAAGACAAAGCACATCGCTCTTGTTGGTAAAGGTATTACTTTCGATACAGGTGGATACTGTGTGAAGCCAGGTGCAAGCATGGCCGGCATGAAAAACGATATGGGTGGTTCAGCAACTGTTTACGGTGCTTTCCGTGCTGCAGTTCTTGAAAAAGCTCCAGTTAAAATCACTTGTATCCTTGCTATGACTGACAATGCGATCAATGAACTTGCAACTACTCCTGATGCAATCGTGACTGCTCGTAATGGAAAAACTTGCGAAATCCTGAACACAGATGCTGAAGGTCGTTTGATTCTTGGTGATGCTCTTGATTACGCTTGTGACCAAGGTCCTGATTACATCATCGACGCTGCAACTCTTACTGGAGCTGCTCTAGTGGCCCTTGGTAACCAGGTTTGTGCGATCCTTGGTAACGATCAGAAGTGGATCAATGAAATTCTTGGTTCTGCAAAAGCTCAAGACGAATATATGTGGCAACTTCCAATCATTAATGAGTGGAGACAAGACATTAAGTCTAAGATCGCTGATATCAAAAACATTGGTACTCCAATGAGAGCTGGTACTGCAATCGGCGCTGCTTTCCTTGAAGAGTTCATTAAAAACGACATTAAATGGGCCCACCTAGACGTTGCAGGTGTTGTTGATTCTCAATCACACCTTCCTTACTGTTCTGGCCACGGAGCTTCTGGTCTAATCGTTCGTACTCTTACTCACCTATTGGTTAATGCAAAATAA
- a CDS encoding tRNA (cytidine(34)-2'-O)-methyltransferase — protein sequence MQNNTKFKIVLFAPEIPGNTGSIGRTCVALNLELILIKPYGFEIDEKAVRRAGLDYWKHVKLREFESWEDFLIREKPEREKLFFFENNGEKLHYDAPYGQDCYLIFGGETKGIPYAVEEEYRSQIYRLPMYSNEIRSLNLSNVATAVAYECLRHMI from the coding sequence ATGCAAAATAATACCAAATTTAAGATTGTACTATTTGCGCCTGAGATTCCCGGTAATACCGGGAGTATCGGGCGCACTTGTGTTGCCCTTAATCTAGAGCTTATCTTGATTAAGCCTTATGGCTTCGAGATTGATGAGAAGGCCGTTCGTCGTGCCGGTCTGGATTATTGGAAACATGTAAAGCTACGTGAGTTTGAATCTTGGGAAGATTTTCTGATCCGTGAAAAACCAGAGCGCGAGAAACTTTTTTTCTTTGAGAACAACGGTGAGAAACTTCATTACGATGCTCCCTATGGCCAGGATTGTTACTTGATCTTCGGTGGAGAAACGAAGGGCATTCCTTACGCTGTTGAAGAAGAGTATAGATCTCAAATCTATCGCCTTCCGATGTATTCAAATGAGATTCGTTCGTTGAATCTATCAAATGTGGCCACCGCGGTTGCTTATGAGTGCCTACGTCACATGATCTAA
- a CDS encoding biosynthetic peptidoglycan transglycosylase translates to MIRASFKPVLWKILYVVIVLMLLSPLYMYFSHDVEKLKTLYPHAKNQNVETPEYEIKQGRPKNWASLKEMSSYAKWAIIFSEDWSFYQHQGIDIEQMKVALGEMADGERFRGASTITQQMVKNVYLSEDRTIWRKLHEIILAQKVEKVLTKARILEVYLNVIEFGPKIHGIKAASYHYFRKHPSAINPREAAFLAMLLPSPKRYYVSYKNKKLTNFARQRVNAILVKMRMGKVLSLDQYESQKNSRLSWEKN, encoded by the coding sequence ATGATAAGGGCAAGTTTCAAACCAGTACTTTGGAAGATTCTATATGTGGTCATCGTACTGATGCTCCTTAGTCCTCTTTATATGTACTTCTCACATGATGTAGAGAAGCTTAAAACGCTTTATCCCCATGCTAAAAATCAAAATGTAGAAACCCCGGAATATGAAATCAAACAGGGCCGACCAAAGAACTGGGCGAGCCTCAAAGAAATGTCGAGCTATGCTAAGTGGGCCATCATCTTTTCGGAAGATTGGAGCTTCTACCAACATCAAGGCATTGATATTGAACAGATGAAAGTGGCCCTAGGTGAAATGGCGGATGGTGAAAGATTTAGAGGGGCAAGTACCATTACTCAGCAGATGGTGAAAAACGTTTATCTTTCTGAAGATCGAACCATCTGGCGGAAGCTCCATGAAATCATTCTTGCCCAGAAAGTAGAGAAGGTCCTTACTAAGGCCCGGATTCTGGAAGTGTATTTAAATGTGATTGAATTTGGACCGAAGATTCATGGAATCAAGGCCGCTTCTTATCATTACTTTAGAAAGCATCCTTCCGCCATTAATCCCAGAGAGGCTGCATTCCTGGCGATGCTTTTACCAAGCCCTAAGCGCTATTATGTTTCTTATAAGAACAAAAAGCTCACGAACTTTGCTCGTCAGAGAGTGAATGCCATTCTGGTTAAAATGCGCATGGGGAAAGTGCTTTCTCTTGATCAGTATGAATCACAGAAAAATTCGAGATTGTCCTGGGAAAAAAATTAG